The Anas platyrhynchos isolate ZD024472 breed Pekin duck chromosome 10, IASCAAS_PekinDuck_T2T, whole genome shotgun sequence genome segment ACAGCAATACTGCAGTAGTTCCCAGTGGAGGCTGCTCACTCTCTGGGCCTGCAGTCCCGGGAGTGTTGTTACACAAGGTTTTAACCTCCACCTGGgagtaatttctttttcaaacaacCTTATGCAGTGGGTTGAATGTGTGCAGGACCTGCATCTACTGTGCTGCCTCTTTGGAGCCCTGTCTCTCCAGTTAACCAtctcttttttgcttttgttcctcCAGGGATATCTATGCCCATTCCAGTCATTGGTTTGCAGGATGACTCCAGGGTATTCATAAATGGGACTTGCGTCCTCAACGATGAGAACTTCGTCCTCATTGGATCCTTCATGGCATTCTTCATCCCTCTCATCATCATGGTTATCACATATTGCCTGACCGTCCAGGTGCTGCAGAGACAGGCAACAGTGTTCATGTGTGGAGAGGTGCCCAAgcagaggagaagcagtgtGAACTgcctcaaaaaagaaaacaacacagagaacatTTCAATGCTTCACAATCATGAGGGGGCATCTCACTTGAACTCTCCTGTGAATaaggaggcagtgctttttcGGAAAGGAACCATGCAGTCCATCAACAATGAACGAAGAGCCTCCAAGGTCCTGGGCAtcgttttctttttgttcctcaTCATGTGGTGCCCATTTTTCATCACTAACGTCATGTCTGTCCTTTGCAAGGAAGCCTGCGATAAAGACCTCTTGAGTGAACTCCTCGATGTGTTTGTTTGGGTGGGGTATGTTTGTTCTGGGATTAATCCCCTTGTATACACACTTTTCAATAAAACATACCGCAGGGCTTTTTCCAATTATATCCGCTGCCAATACAAGACCAGTAAAAAATCAGCACTGCGACAGAATCAGTGTCTGAATGTTGCTTCAACAGCTTTATATGGGAAGGATCTGACTTTAACTAGTTATCGAAATGGCAATGAACTCAACAGCATGGAACTAGATGAAGCTGAGGAGGGCCTTGTAATGCAACCAGGGACTTCAGAGCTCTCCATAAACAGCTGTAATGTTGTAAGTGAAAGAGTGAGCTGTGTGTAAAGGTGGCTCACACAGCCTTTTGCTGCAGTATATCTGTAGCCAAAATATATTGTATAAAAATGTACGTGTTGGTCAAAGGACAATGTATATATTGCATTCTGAacaaagcttcttttttttaagaaaaaaaaaaaaagttgtctttcCAGTCCAGTACTTAAAatcatatatattaatatactGCAGTGAAGTTTAAGGTTCTATATTTACTGTTAATACTAGATCAGAACTATTAGTTACTTTGCATATGTCATGGACAAAATGTTTGAATTCTTCTTCCAGTGCATGAACAAAAATGCTGAATATTTATCTCAGGTGGCATTTGCTGGAGTCCAGAATGGCACGTTTATAGTTATATATCAAATACATGCTATTAGACTTGGTCAGTATAACTTTCTTTTTCAAGTTGACAGTAAATATATACTTTAAATCCTCACCTCTACTTGTGCCGTGTAAAGACTGTACAGAAACCTGGCAGAGAGATATGACAAAAGCATAGCAGCTGTGTATGCAGCTGGCCAGATATGTCCTGTTAAGGGTAGTGGCTCACTGCCATACTGGGGCAATTTTGCACTTCTATGGACCTCTTTTAAATTTTGACTTCCTCTCCAGTCCTCCTGCATCCTTTCCATTCACTAGGAGGCTTCTGCTCCCATAAGAAAGGTGGGGAATGCAGTTCTGGTGTGGCTTGGTGGTCCTGACTGGGATCGCTTGTACTCTTGGAAAAGAAGCATGAGAAACAGAGCCAACCCCCGTTATTTGCTTTAACCATTTTACAAATGGAGATCCTCAGATTTATAAAAAGCCCTCCATTGTTCTTATAAATCACCTGTTATGGGATGGGGGAAGTGGTGCTCAGCGTGGATGGCACTGCCTTCAGAGTTTGCTTGGATGATCAGAGTCTGGTTCACCTGGAGAGGAGTGCTCTGTCTTTGTAAAGGCTCATCTTTTCTATCCCCTCATCTCTTTAGTCATTAGcacattttgcatttgcttttatttttcaaaacccAGGGATCTTCAGTGTTGATGATAAAATCTAGTTTAGGGTGTAGGGCAGAAGCTGCTGTGCTTGTGGCACAGGTTGGGGTCAGGCTGTGAGGTTCAGGATACAGCTCCCAGGGGCTGCTCAGGAGAGAAGTATAAATGAAGGATTGCTAGATTTTTCTCCTGTCTCACGAGGTGATGGGCAGAGCTGGAAAGAGTATGTGACTGGAATCATTTGCTGGTGGTGTCGTTCAAAAACTATGACCAGGGACAGGAAGGGAGCAGACATGGAATTATGAGCTGGAGCAAGTCTACATGGAAGATTAATCTGGATTAATTTTTCAAATTGATTTATGCCATTTCACTCCCAAAGTAAATTATATTATATCATATTAAAGCCACTTATATCTTAATGAAAACATCCACATCAAGATTTAATTCAGTTTAACTAATCTGCTTTTAATTCACACCGTAAgtaatttgaattaattttcttctgtgttcctGTGTAGACAAACCCTCAAAGGCACCATGTCTTCCTGGCACAGTGCCTCTGGGGTGATGCCTCTCATGCAATTTCCCTTATGTAGAGTACTGTCTAATGCCAGATCTAACCCATAATGTTTTTATATCTTCATTAACTAATACACAAATGCTGCAGTCATCCATCTAACACGGATGCATTTAGTACCACTAACAGCCTCTGGCTATGAAAATCCTCAGAAGAGGAAAGCTTACATTAGGCATGGATGAGTTGTATTTTACTAATACAAACTGCTTGTACTCTAAGCTTGCTGTGTTCATCCCACAAAAATTCACTTgtaggggaaagagaaaaatttgAAAGTGCATTAGTGCAACGTTGTGCTGTTGTTTTGCTGTATACAGCAAAAACCTTGCTAAGAGCCCACTACTGCAACACATCTTATGGGTTGCATCTGCTACTGGGCTGCTTCCAGCTTGAAACAGTGAAGCTGCTGAtcctctcttctctttcattcCCTCCTGTGCAAAATCTATAGTACTTCCATGCAGGCAGGCGAGGTATCCTTAGGGAGCATAACATACTGCttgcagaaggcagcagagatGGACTGCGTGCCAGTCTGCTGACAGTTTCTGTGGCTTGAATGCTTGGGAATCTACCTGCCTGTCCAAAAAGATCTGCTAACCAGCAGGAAAAGGACTAGCCAGAAACACAAACTTGTGCCTTCAGTGACTGCCCTTTGCTCTGTGTCAAATTTGAATATCTCATGCAGtagagaaaaatcagaaagatcACATTGCTTTTGTAGttcttccccccttccctcccttggGTGAATTCATAGCACATCTTTTACAAACACGTATATGTCtgggtgtgtatatatatatgtgtgtgtgtacgtatatatacatatatatatataaaagccaaCCACAGACTTTGAAAGCATTTAGCAATAAGTTGAATTACAGTAGCTTCTAGCACATGTGAATAGGTCATATGTGAATAGCTCATTTGCCACAGCATCCTCGAACTTGGTGTAAGTTcacacaaatacattttcattgcaTAGGAGCCTTCATGTCTTACCCTTGCCAGGTCTGTTGTATGGGCAAAAAGGGAACCTACTATATTTGGATGTAAATAATGAGAACTGAACTGAGaatttacagattttttatatatgtttttaagaaATTCAGCACCAGAACTGTAAATATGTTAAGTGTTGCTACTCAGCTGGACCCGTTCTGATGTATGCTACTTCTATAGATAACCAGACAAGGGGACTGCCTTATAGAGCCTGTGTTCTCTCCCGACCAGCGGGTGATAACATTTTTGTGAATGATTAAATACTGTCAATTGCCCAACTTCCTTTGGGTCATTAACATCAGGGTTTTGTGATGCTgctattaatttattaaagaaaGTTTGTTGGTTtaatcactctttttttttttttttttgatggtctatcagaaaataaataaatgaacatgcCCTCTCTTCCTTTCATCTCTCACCAATTACAACATGTCCTGATCTAAAACTATGTCTgaccacaaaataaaacaacaaaaaatcaagaTAAGGAACTCTCATTTCTCCTCCCCCTCTTGAAACATGCCCCATGGTTTCTTTAATCACAGAAAGTAGTGTCATCAGGTATCCCAGCACTTCTAACCCTAAAGCTTGCTAAATATAGTAATGGTGATAAAATATTCACCCTCTTCTCCTAATTCCTTCCAgtaatatgtattaaaaataacattttttttgaatatttaaatgtGAAGAGTTGGTTTAGTTCTCTGCAATTTAACCAGTCAGCTTgtcctcacagcagctttgcTTCTCGTAAACTGTTGTCATTAACCACGCTGGTGCCTCAAGAAGCCCTGACCTGGGGCTGCCTGCTGAGATTACCTGCTGCAAGTTTTGTGTGAGTGCTCAAACCTCAGCTCAGGTACGATTTTATCATACAAATAGTGTGTGTGGTGATATTTTCTTTGAGTGAACAAGTGAAAATATCTCCTTGGAAATGATGATGTAGGCTGCAGTGTGCTGGTTGCCTTGTTTCCCAAACCAGAGACTGAGCATGCATGCAGGGGTTCTGACCTAGCAAACAAACTTCTCTGATGACTTGCATCAGGGAAGATGCTCATGGGGACCATCCATCGTGCTTCTGTAAGACCAGGCAGAGTGTGAGAGGACAGCATTTCAGCTCACCACCTCTGCATTCCACAATTCCATCCATCATTGTACAGGCTGTGCAGTTCAATTGAATGAGTAGGGTAGGAATGTCAACCCCACGACATGTAGCATGGCATGGCAGGGCTAGCACTGTCCTGAGCTGTAAGGGCCTTCAGCCTTCCCCAACAGAGGCCCGAAGCATGGCTGGCCATGATTGCTCAGGCACAAAGTCTCCCAGCTGAGCAGCCCAGCTTCCAGACCTGGGCTGGCTCGGCTGCATCTCTGCTGTTTGGCTCAGTGCCATGCTGTTTATCACAGCCAAGTCTTAGGAGTAGCACTCAGGGTCAGGTGTGGTGGCTTTGAGTACCTCTGTGGGCCTTAAAATCTGGCTTTTGAGGGCAAGGGCCTGCACCTTCATCGCTGTGCTCACTGAATATAGGAACAGTTACTCTGTATGTATAAAAACAGAGAAGCACTTGGAAGGCAATAGGGTTCAGAGCCAATGCTGAGGATCCTTAGGGCATCCTACGTAGCTTCTTGTGTTAATGACTTGTAGGTTAGCAATAACTTTTATCTGAGAGGTAATTTAAAGATGCTGGTTCATGAATAGTCAGCATGAACAATGTGGTTATCTTAGTGCCTTTTTCCCTACAGAGACACGCACCAACCACAACTGCCTTTCCTCTGGACAGTCCTTCCAAGAGGTTCATCACTGGCTGGGGGTGCGGTTGTTGCATTTCCCCCTCCATGTCAGGGGTAATGTGCCTGTGAAGCATGCTAGTTGCAGTCATCTGGTGTGCTTGAACCATGAGGGCCCTGGGTATGGAGATCtaaatttcaaaggaaaacatatgctttaaagaaaaaaagcaaaccacaagcagcttttcagaaatattatttagtTTTGAGTTAATGAAGCGTGCTTGATATTCTTGCAGACAAATAACGCTAATTTGGCATTCCAAAAGCAATGCCCAATGTGGTAAAGATGCAGATGTCTCTTGGATGGATTTCCTCCCTGGGTCACAGTATCATTAGGATAGCTACTTGCCAAGCCAAGGACTGGACTTGGCTTTATCTCCATTTCTCCATAGGCAGAAAAGGCATCAGAAGCTTTTTCCAGGGAAAGAGCTTACAAAGATCACCAAGCATTTGGCAGGTACAGCAGAAGAACAGATGTGGAAagatgtacacacacacacacacacacacatcaacACGCACATATTCCTGCACATGAACACACATCCTAGAGCCCACAGCGAGCCAAAAGATGTGTCTCCATGCTTCAGTCTTCcactggaaaaaaggaaaagctgtacAGCTGGGGAGGAAACCTGTAACAGGGAGATCATATGTGTTCGTAGGTGTCACTGTGAAACATGGACTGTCGTAATGCTAATGTAGAGGTGAGGTTGCATGTAACaaaacatgcttttattttttcattttttactgtgAAGTTGCTATTGACTGTTCTGCCTCtcccttatttttctttaagtctCAGGCCTTCAGCTTGTTTCCTTTTACCCACACTGAATCTCATGCTCTGAAGCTGTCAGAAGTTGACAAATATCTACGAGATGTGCCATTCCTTCTCAGCCGTGCAGGGATGCTGCAATCCCATAACAACATGGAGATGGAGTCTTCAGGTGAgtgattttaaatatatatgagaCAGACAATCAATGCAGTAAGACATGCTTGCCCAGTAAACAGCCACACCAGAAGTTCTTTAACCAACAGTCAAATACATGAGCTTGGAACTGaatatttttgcttaaaattaaaatttctgcaACTACATAAAATTTTGCAAAAGGCTGGGCTGCTGGTCCAGAGCGTCAAAGATTTCTGGGTGCCCAGCAAATGGATAGGTGTCTAGCAGTAACAAAGGTCCAGTATCTGACTACTCTGGGATGGTGAAAGCAATAAAATTATCCAGGtgaaaaaagtcattttgaaaaattaacaTACTGGATCATTATGCATTATCTCTTTCATTAATGTTGCCTTATCTTTTGCTTTCCCAGAAACCTAAGTACCGATTAACATGTGAATACGATTTCCCCAGTAGCTTCTCAGGACAGTGGCTATTGTTTTGCCACTCCAGTGGCACTTGGGTATTAGGTGACCAATGACATGAATCGTGCAGCATCACAGAGGGACATGCTAAATCCACCATTCTGATTGTTCCCGTGCTTGAATCATAATTACCACAATAACAAATTACATAAAttaatgtttaattaaaatatagcCTAATTATCCAAAGTATGTTTTTAACAGGATCTAATTGTGGCATTTTGAGTTATTTAAATTGCTGATACACTAAAAACAATCTGTAGGCTGGTGCCTGTTAAGCCACTGTCTGGTTGCAATAGTTAACATTTAGAGCAGAATTTTAAATttgtgtgtgctgctgctgtgagtgTCTCCTCCTGCAGAACTGACTTATTGAATGGCATGGTGCTCATGATAGGTGCTAATCCAAGCCACTGAAAATTTCTATCAGGGGCCTTTTTCTAGCCTGACTCTAGGACAGCTCTTCTGTGACTTTCTGAGGAGGAAGACTCTATTGCCCCTCCTGCAGAGTCCACATTTCTGAAAGATTGTGATAGTGTTCAAAGCAACAGGTAAGTGCCAATGTGCGCTGGCTTGCATCTTTCCTAGGTGTTGCTGAAGACAAATCTCCCTTTATCCCTGACCAGACTGTCCCACGATGGCATTTAGTAAAGTAGCGGGGTGTGTTACTCAACCCATGCAAAAAAGCAGGCAATGCAGCAAACCACGGTCAACAAATGGTATTTTTCCTTAGCCAGACCTTTACACTTTGGGAGTAAAAGAATATGATTGCCT includes the following:
- the HTR2C gene encoding 5-hydroxytryptamine receptor 2C isoform X2, producing the protein MMSTLSSTGILLSLTTVSVTLDFSLHGGLMAWSLSSNLTLNQSLPTSDPLNASEKGEVSRMSVREKNWPALLILVIILLTIGGNILVIMAVSLEKKLQNATNFFLMSLAVADMLVGILVMPVSLIAVLYGISMPIPVIGLQDDSRVFINGTCVLNDENFVLIGSFMAFFIPLIIMVITYCLTVQVLQRQATVFMCGEVPKQRRSSVNCLKKENNTENISMLHNHEGASHLNSPVNKEAVLFRKGTMQSINNERRASKVLGIVFFLFLIMWCPFFITNVMSVLCKEACDKDLLSELLDVFVWVGYVCSGINPLVYTLFNKTYRRAFSNYIRCQYKTSKKSALRQNQCLNVASTALYGKDLTLTSYRNGNELNSMELDEAEEGLVMQPGTSELSINSCNVVSERVSCV
- the HTR2C gene encoding 5-hydroxytryptamine receptor 2C isoform X1, producing MMSTLSSTGILLSLTTVSVTLDFSLHGGLMAWSLSSNLTLNQSLPTSDPLNASEKGEVSRMSVREKNWPALLILVIILLTIGGNILVIMAVSLEKKLQNATNFFLMSLAVADMLVGILVMPVSLIAVLYDYAWPLPKQLCPIWISLDVLFSTASIMHLCAISLDRYVAIRNPIEHSRFNSRTKAIMKIAAVWTISIGISMPIPVIGLQDDSRVFINGTCVLNDENFVLIGSFMAFFIPLIIMVITYCLTVQVLQRQATVFMCGEVPKQRRSSVNCLKKENNTENISMLHNHEGASHLNSPVNKEAVLFRKGTMQSINNERRASKVLGIVFFLFLIMWCPFFITNVMSVLCKEACDKDLLSELLDVFVWVGYVCSGINPLVYTLFNKTYRRAFSNYIRCQYKTSKKSALRQNQCLNVASTALYGKDLTLTSYRNGNELNSMELDEAEEGLVMQPGTSELSINSCNVVSERVSCV